In Alosa sapidissima isolate fAloSap1 chromosome 5, fAloSap1.pri, whole genome shotgun sequence, the genomic stretch TCAGGACACTCCGCTGCAGCCACCTGGGTATCACGTAGTCTACTCGAGAGGAACTAGATAACCGAAAACTCGTGAAACTCAGCTTTTCTGTCACGTCAAGGGCTCAGGTGTATTCGCGATGGTCAGCTTCCCGCATGTCTCATCGAATCGAACGTTCTACCTGCGCGTAAGGTAAGAGCATGGAGAATGCGCCTGCACTGATGTCCAAAGCGTCTTGTTTTCATGTTATTAATCATTTACAATGCTTATGGTGGTGTTGGATCAACACAGTGACATGCATTTGTTCAGTATTACGCCGTTGTCTCTGATACCTTATGAGGTGAGACATTTTATATTTTCCACCCTAAATACCAGCACCTTTGAAGATTGTATAGATAGTTAGTTGTTCATATTTGTGTACAGTTGGTCACGCAGTGAGACCCGGTTCCCATGTATCCTTAGATGTGTGGGAAAGCGTGGCTGATTGTACTCCTTTACATAGACATGCTACCCAGAGCTGAGAGGCATAAACTAAATCAGATTGTAAAGCGTAGCAGCCTACTATACGGGGGAAAGTATAGATCTGGCACAGGCTAAGAATATCCTTGCTCTACTTCAGTTTATTCACCCTATTTAAAATGTTTGACTATCTCCAAGATCTTTAGCTAAGTAAGTATAAAGTGACACGTTACACGTCATCTTATCACATAGGTCAAAGTGGTCATAATGCTATTTTTTTGGCTTTGTGCTAATGTCCAGTGAGAATTCTGTTATTCTTGCCAAATAGGTGAATTGTTTCACAGTTGTCCATGGAATGGGACTGATATGAGATTTAGTATGTATATGAGAAGTACGCATAGCTACCTATACAGTTATACAGTTATAGTAGCCTAACTCAAATCAGACTGATCACTCAAGTGGCTTTGTAGTCATATGAGTAATATGATTGATAAGACCCTTTCATTTGTCTTTAGCCTGAAGGAAATGCTTGTGTTGAATAGTAATTATTGTGCACTGGCAGTAGCCTGCATCtgacctctctcctcctctactctgcCAGTGTCCCCAGGGCTGCTGTCCTGTAAATGGGACTACGCCGTCCAGAGCTCAACTTTTTCTGCCCCCGGCAAGACTATGCGGTACCTAGGTGCCCTGCTAAATGCACTGGCCAGCAGTTTGCGAGAACAGGGAGGGTGGGACAGGCAACCGAGGGAGAGGTGGAAGTGGAGAGATGCACCCTCCGTTCCGGATCGCCGTGTTGGGCGCGCAGGGGGTGGGCAAGACGGCCATCGTGCAGCGCTTCCTCCGCGATGACTACAGCGAGACGCCGGTGCCAGGGCACAGCCGCAAGGTGCACCTGTCAGCGGCGGTGCTCAACGGGCATGTCCACGACCTGCAGATCACAGACTACCCGGCCATCACCAGCTTTCCTGGAAGCACTCTGCAGGTACGGCCCCACACCTAATGGTGccgttttacacacacacacacacacacacacacacacacagagactgtctctttctcacacactcacactcagacgcacactttctctttctctctctcacacacacacacacacacacacacacacacacacacacacacacactctctcgctctcacacacatactctccctccccctctctctctctctcacacacacacacacactcagatgcacactttctctttctcacacatacacactctctctctctctctccctaacacacacacacacacacttactctctctcatacacacatactctgcctcttttctctctcacacacacacatcaggtgaatTCACATGAACTCTAGCACCCGAGGACAGTCTGTCACACACTTGTGCTGTAATTTATCAGCCCCAGATACAATCTCAGTGACCATGCTGACCCGAGTGCAGGCTTACAGGTCGGTCCAGATATCACCCAAATGATGCCATGGTGAGGTCTCATTTTCTGCATCTGCTGAATTTCCCCATGTCTGTTCTGGGTAGATATGACATTTAATTGGGTTGAATTGCCCTTTAAAAGAAATGAATGGCTCCCCACTGAGGCTTCTTTTTTCTGTATTTCGTCTATTTTATATGAGCCCAGATTTCAGCTGGCCTATTAGCCCAGCCTGGCTTAGGGAGGTGTTCTGCTCTGGAGAGCATATGAGTGTTGTAGTGCCCTCTATCTGTCTGCACCCAGTAAACTTACAAATAGATCTGTTGATGGGAGTGGTAAAAATAGGCTGCTTGCTCATCGCCATGGTCACTGGGGAGAAAGTAAGGAGTAAGGACCGTCTCTTCAGAGCAGATGGGGCAGTTACACTTGGCTttgatgtttgtgttgtgttgtgtactaCTGTTGATTCATATTCCATAATAGTCTGCTGTGAATGGTGCAAAGatgatttatatatatatatatatatatatatatatatatatatatatatatatatatatatatatatatattgttcaACTATGTACAGAGTTAGGAATTGTTGTATCTTGATTCCTGTAGACTATGTCAAAAGTTGATTGATGTTCTGTTGGAATCAAAAATAAGAATTTCCTGGTCATGTACAGCttttacaaacacttttgttttgatgtgtgaatAACTACTTGCTTATTTACAGTGTTAAATGTATCTCTGCTGTGGTGTTTTCTGTAGGAGTGGACCGACTCCTGCTGTCGAGGCATTCGCAGTGCTCATGTCTACATCCTGGTTTATGACATCTGCTGCTTTGACAGCTTCGAGTACGTCAAGACTATGCGCCAACAAATCTTAGAGACCAGGTACAAGCCCAGAATACCAAAGACACTCCCCTCACCAAAAACACTccatcatcatctctctctctctctctttctgtctctttctctctctctctttgtctctttctctctcacacacaccacctgcctGTCTACCcaattgattttttaaaaagacctGCTCCTGATATCATTATGTAGGAGATATTTATAATTTGAATTCAAACCAGCAACAGCATATCATCAAAACACTGACTGCCagggtcatgtttttttttagtttaagTTCAGTTTGTTAAGTTTATTTCTTACCCGGGCCAAAAATGAAGATTTAGCTGGTTAATTTC encodes the following:
- the LOC121708619 gene encoding ras-like protein family member 10B, with amino-acid sequence MHWPAVCENREGGTGNRGRGGSGEMHPPFRIAVLGAQGVGKTAIVQRFLRDDYSETPVPGHSRKVHLSAAVLNGHVHDLQITDYPAITSFPGSTLQEWTDSCCRGIRSAHVYILVYDICCFDSFEYVKTMRQQILETRVLGTAEVPILIVGNKRDLQRGRCIPRHNVSDLVRKTWKCGYVECSAKFNWHVLLLFGEALRSVGCARCKHIHATIRFQRALRRERCALM